The segment CGCGGACGTCATAGTCGGAAAGATAGTCGCGCAGCGATTCCGACACGGCGTGAACGAAGAATTTCGTCCCGCAGTAGACCGTATGATCCGGATAGATTTTTCGGCCGGCGATCGAACTCATCATGAACAGCGTTCCATGACGGCGCTCCATCATGCCCGACATCACGGCGTGGACCGAATTCAGCACGCCTTTGGTGTTGATGTCGATCATCTCGTCCCATTCCTCGGGCGGCTGGCGGCCGATGTCGGCAAGACGCGCAATGCCGGCATTGGCAAACAGCATGTCGACCGGTCCGTATTCGGCTTCCGCCTCCTTCACCGCGGCCGCGATCGCGGCGCGGTCGCGGACATCGACCTGCCGGGCCATGCTGTCGGGCAG is part of the Mesorhizobium sp. L-2-11 genome and harbors:
- a CDS encoding SDR family oxidoreductase, with product MAGKQLVAVTGASSGIGEAVAKVFSRAGHPVLMMARRLQRMQALNLPDSMARQVDVRDRAAIAAAVKEAEAEYGPVDMLFANAGIARLADIGRQPPEEWDEMIDINTKGVLNSVHAVMSGMMERRHGTLFMMSSIAGRKIYPDHTVYCGTKFFVHAVSESLRDYLSDYDVRVVVLSPGVIETEVLSGVLDPQTLANYKANKLKIGGGIGPEHVADLMLHTYQMPQNALVQEIVITPTRQKY